One stretch of Paenibacillus sp. AN1007 DNA includes these proteins:
- a CDS encoding phosphotransferase: protein MLNDQKLQMLIQRTVKKWIDPAAEVVRIEAAPIHTGTQAIELMRHRVLLKKCGETSAVSLVTKYASRIEQQVLIWLYAQKANVPFCLSSGFDGSEVDGRSLICIQDVDYETNYNNINISLLQENEMEALAHIHIANFDQKSQLSWLPEAGIFHVEKMICERWRPQWKEAKKNAEFIEVFGGYIPAVEAAAGTILQDIPCVIHDERSQTLIHNDLNPGNVLVHNNTEVIFIDWEEAKYGSLFLDIPLRCRTLEQLKKYRELLAAKGIIFSDQYFNKMYTIASRYLGLRYMSWNLGAWTIHDHARDDLKRYMGMVVE from the coding sequence ATGTTGAACGATCAAAAACTTCAAATGTTGATACAAAGAACGGTTAAGAAATGGATAGATCCTGCAGCAGAAGTTGTACGTATTGAAGCTGCTCCAATCCATACAGGCACGCAGGCCATTGAATTGATGCGCCACCGTGTACTCCTTAAAAAATGTGGCGAAACATCGGCGGTATCACTCGTTACTAAATATGCTTCCAGAATCGAACAACAGGTGCTGATATGGCTTTATGCTCAAAAAGCTAACGTGCCTTTTTGTTTATCATCTGGTTTTGATGGCTCGGAAGTTGATGGGAGGTCACTTATCTGTATACAGGATGTTGATTATGAAACGAATTATAACAACATAAACATTAGTCTGCTTCAGGAGAATGAGATGGAGGCTTTGGCGCACATTCATATCGCCAATTTTGATCAAAAAAGCCAGCTCTCATGGTTACCTGAAGCCGGTATCTTCCATGTCGAAAAAATGATCTGCGAGCGATGGAGGCCGCAGTGGAAAGAAGCTAAGAAAAACGCGGAATTTATAGAGGTCTTTGGGGGATACATACCTGCAGTAGAAGCTGCGGCTGGTACGATTCTGCAGGACATCCCATGTGTAATACATGATGAGCGCAGCCAAACTTTAATTCATAACGACCTTAATCCAGGAAATGTTCTGGTTCACAACAATACCGAAGTCATCTTTATCGATTGGGAAGAAGCAAAATATGGCTCTTTGTTTCTAGATATTCCCCTGCGCTGTCGTACCCTGGAACAATTGAAGAAATATCGGGAGCTGCTGGCTGCTAAAGGCATAATCTTTTCAGATCAGTATTTTAATAAGATGTATACCATCGCCTCGCGCTATCTGGGACTGAGGTATATGAGTTGGAATCTGGGAGCTTGGACTATTCATGATCACGCGAGAGATGATCTTAAGAGGTATATGGGCATGGTGGTGGAATGA
- a CDS encoding glycoside hydrolase family 32 protein has protein sequence MSTISTTDYRSVYHFSPKEKWMNDPNGMVYFQGEYHLFYQYHPYGNTWGPMHWGHAVTKDLYTWEELPVALAPDEHGMIFSGSAVVDWDNTSGFFDEEPGLVAIFTHHMEVPNDQPVQRQSIAYSKDKGRTWNKYEGNPVLQHEAFVDFRDPKVFWHEQTKAWVMIIACGQTVCLYRSPNLKEWTFASEFGAGIGSHDGVWECPDLFPLAVDEDKQQEKWVMLVSIGADPAFKEGSRTQYFTGNFNGSTFAPDEDSLTVRWLDHGRDNYAGVSWSDIPAEDGRRLFMGWMSNWMYANQTPTEGYRGVMTIPRELRLETIHEKITLVQCPARELEQARTPKLSLYNVNAKEAQAYLGTLELESYEMEAIWASEQPVEFILRCSEKEQTVIGLDASKQVVYVDRSRSGIADFHEHFQGRHTANIQTQNREQHLRIYVDASSVEVFANDGQAVITDLIYPAAEAKGISMACVHDDLIFSSLQIYELCGGR, from the coding sequence ATGTCTACGATCTCAACAACCGATTACCGCAGTGTCTATCATTTCTCACCAAAAGAAAAGTGGATGAATGATCCCAACGGGATGGTGTATTTCCAAGGCGAGTACCACCTGTTCTATCAATATCATCCGTATGGTAACACTTGGGGCCCCATGCATTGGGGACACGCTGTGACCAAGGATCTGTATACCTGGGAAGAGCTTCCTGTAGCTCTGGCGCCGGATGAGCATGGCATGATCTTTTCGGGCAGTGCTGTGGTGGATTGGGACAATACATCCGGTTTCTTTGACGAGGAGCCGGGCCTGGTCGCCATTTTCACTCATCATATGGAAGTGCCAAACGATCAGCCAGTGCAGCGGCAGAGCATCGCGTACAGCAAGGACAAGGGCCGGACATGGAACAAATACGAGGGGAATCCGGTACTGCAGCATGAAGCGTTCGTAGATTTTCGCGATCCGAAGGTGTTCTGGCATGAACAGACCAAGGCGTGGGTCATGATTATTGCCTGCGGTCAGACCGTATGTCTGTACCGCTCACCCAATCTGAAGGAGTGGACTTTTGCGAGTGAATTTGGTGCAGGGATTGGTTCACACGACGGTGTGTGGGAGTGTCCTGACCTTTTCCCACTGGCAGTGGATGAGGACAAACAGCAGGAAAAATGGGTCATGCTGGTCAGCATTGGTGCTGATCCTGCGTTCAAGGAAGGGTCCCGGACGCAATATTTCACCGGGAATTTCAATGGCTCGACTTTTGCCCCCGATGAAGATTCCCTCACTGTGCGCTGGCTTGACCACGGCCGTGACAACTATGCGGGAGTCAGTTGGTCCGACATTCCGGCAGAAGACGGCAGGCGGCTGTTTATGGGATGGATGAGCAATTGGATGTACGCCAATCAAACGCCTACCGAAGGTTACCGCGGCGTCATGACCATTCCTAGGGAACTGCGCCTGGAAACGATACATGAGAAGATTACATTGGTACAGTGTCCCGCTCGTGAACTGGAGCAAGCCCGAACGCCAAAGCTGTCTCTGTACAATGTGAATGCAAAAGAGGCGCAGGCTTATCTCGGCACACTTGAATTAGAGAGTTATGAAATGGAGGCTATATGGGCTTCGGAGCAGCCTGTTGAATTTATATTGAGATGTAGTGAAAAGGAGCAAACGGTCATTGGTCTGGACGCCAGCAAACAAGTGGTTTACGTTGATCGCAGCCGATCAGGTATCGCCGATTTCCACGAACATTTTCAAGGACGTCATACAGCAAACATTCAAACACAGAATCGAGAGCAGCACCTGCGTATTTATGTGGACGCTTCATCGGTCGAGGTATTCGCCAATGATGGTCAGGCCGTCATTACCGACCTGATCTATCCGGCTGCGGAGGCGAAAGGAATTTCAATGGCTTGCGTTCATGATGACCTAATCTTCTCATCGCTCCAAATCTACGAATTGTGTGGAGGAAGGTAG
- a CDS encoding ABC transporter permease subunit, with protein sequence MVKGLKERNSIVQALQQWKKNYFLYLLLAPALILTLIFKYIPMYGAIIAFKDFSPIRGIMGSEWVGLKHFEKFLASPNFDVILMNTLKLSFLGLIFSFPVPILLALMLNQVRKAAVKKNIQLFLYAPNFISVVVVVGMLFIFLSPTGPINQLTTWITGQPIMFMSEPEYFRWIYILSDIWTGAGWASIIYVAALANVDPELHNAANLDGANLLQRIRHIDLPTIRPIMAIVFILAAGGIMSIGFEKAYLMQTSMNLPSSEIIATYVYKVGLQSGDYAYSAAVGLFNSIINVILLVTVNLIVKKLNEGEGLY encoded by the coding sequence ATAGTTAAAGGCCTCAAAGAGAGAAACTCTATAGTTCAAGCGCTGCAGCAGTGGAAGAAGAATTATTTTTTGTATCTATTGCTTGCTCCGGCTCTCATCCTGACTTTGATCTTTAAATACATTCCGATGTATGGCGCAATCATCGCTTTCAAGGATTTCAGTCCAATCAGGGGAATCATGGGTAGTGAGTGGGTGGGCTTGAAACATTTCGAGAAGTTTTTGGCTTCACCCAATTTCGATGTCATTTTGATGAATACGCTTAAACTCAGCTTTTTGGGATTAATCTTCAGTTTCCCCGTGCCTATTCTGCTGGCTCTCATGCTGAATCAGGTGCGAAAAGCTGCCGTGAAGAAGAACATTCAATTGTTTCTGTACGCGCCCAATTTCATATCCGTTGTCGTGGTTGTGGGTATGTTATTTATCTTTTTATCGCCGACAGGTCCGATTAATCAATTAACGACATGGATTACGGGGCAGCCGATCATGTTTATGTCCGAACCGGAGTATTTCCGCTGGATTTACATTTTGTCCGATATCTGGACGGGGGCGGGCTGGGCTTCGATTATATATGTTGCAGCACTAGCCAACGTTGACCCAGAGCTTCACAATGCGGCCAATCTGGATGGTGCCAATCTTCTTCAGCGCATTCGCCACATCGATCTTCCGACCATTCGTCCGATTATGGCCATCGTATTTATCCTTGCGGCGGGCGGAATTATGTCCATCGGGTTCGAGAAAGCGTATCTCATGCAAACATCCATGAATCTGCCATCTTCTGAAATTATTGCTACCTACGTATACAAGGTGGGATTGCAATCCGGTGATTACGCCTATTCTGCCGCAGTTGGACTATTCAACTCCATTATTAATGTCATTCTGCTTGTTACCGTCAATCTGATCGTGAAGAAATTAAACGAAGGCGAAGGCCTTTATTAG
- a CDS encoding carbohydrate ABC transporter permease: protein MTIKPTGLDRLILALNAIFLTCAVLVVVVPLIYIVIASFMDPTVLLNQGLSFNVSDWSLDGYQMILSNPAMIRGFANAVLYSVSFAFVTVAVSICAGYALSEERLAGRGFFMIVFIITMFFGGGLIPTYLLVRNLGMLDTVWAIIIPGAVNVWNIILSRTFFKGIPRELKEAANVDGASDMKIFFQIVIPLSKPIIFVLALYAFVGQWNSYFDAMIYLDNPNLHPLQLVLRSILIQNQAAPGMISDQLAMAELKRLSEMIKYAAIVISSLPLIIMYPFFQKYFEKGVMVGSLK, encoded by the coding sequence ATGACTATTAAACCGACAGGGCTGGATCGTCTGATCCTCGCACTGAATGCCATTTTTCTCACGTGTGCCGTACTGGTTGTCGTGGTTCCACTCATTTATATCGTTATCGCTTCTTTTATGGACCCAACAGTTCTGCTGAACCAAGGCTTGTCCTTTAACGTATCCGACTGGAGTCTGGACGGCTATCAGATGATTTTATCCAATCCGGCCATGATTCGAGGCTTCGCCAACGCGGTCCTGTACTCCGTATCGTTTGCCTTCGTGACCGTGGCAGTTTCAATCTGTGCAGGTTATGCGTTATCCGAGGAAAGGCTTGCAGGGAGAGGATTCTTCATGATTGTATTTATCATCACGATGTTCTTCGGCGGCGGCCTCATTCCTACCTATCTGCTCGTACGCAATCTCGGGATGCTGGATACGGTATGGGCAATCATTATTCCGGGAGCGGTTAACGTATGGAACATTATTTTATCGCGAACTTTTTTCAAAGGTATCCCCAGAGAACTTAAAGAAGCTGCGAACGTGGACGGTGCTTCGGATATGAAGATTTTCTTCCAGATTGTTATTCCGTTATCCAAACCAATCATATTTGTGCTCGCCTTGTATGCATTCGTCGGGCAGTGGAACTCATACTTCGATGCCATGATATATCTGGACAATCCGAATCTGCATCCGCTGCAGCTCGTGCTGCGTTCGATTCTGATCCAGAATCAGGCTGCACCAGGCATGATCAGTGACCAACTTGCCATGGCAGAACTCAAACGGCTATCGGAGATGATCAAGTACGCTGCAATTGTCATTTCAAGTCTGCCGCTGATTATTATGTATCCGTTCTTTCAGAAGTATTTCGAAAAGGGTGTCATGGTAGGTTCACTCAAATAG
- a CDS encoding ABC transporter substrate-binding protein — MKKMKKSKKAVTALSVSMLSAALLLSACGGGGGGAASEAQSPDGKVTLNFITQSSPLAPADPNEKLINKRLEEKTNVHINWKNYTSDVFAEKRNLAVASGDLPDAIFDAGYGDYDLLKLAKDGAIIPLEDLIDQYMPHLQKVLQEAPEYRSMITAPDGHIYSFPWIEELGSGKQRIQAVDNLPWINVEWLNKLGLKMPTTTEELKKVLIAFKTQDPNGNGKADEIPLSFINKPGGEDLTFLFAAFGLGENWDHTVVTDDGKVVFTAADKGYKEAVKFIHELVQEGLVDVEAYQQDWNTYLAKGKDHKYGMYFTWDKANITGMNDTYDVLPPLAGPDGIKNVTRTNGIGLDRGRMVITSSNKNLESTAKWVDQLYEPIQSIQNNWGTYGDKTQQNIFELDEAKGMLKHLPLEGAAPVELRQKTSIAGPLAILDSYYGKYTTKPEDAAWRMELLDRVMVPHMKADNVYPSVFFSIDELDRLSTIETDLFAYVLRMRTEWYQNGKIEQEWDAYLKELDRLGLQEWLQIKQAGYDRNNQ; from the coding sequence ATGAAAAAAATGAAAAAGTCCAAAAAAGCCGTTACAGCCCTGTCCGTTTCCATGCTGTCTGCTGCACTGCTGCTCTCGGCTTGTGGTGGAGGCGGGGGCGGTGCTGCAAGTGAAGCCCAGTCTCCCGATGGGAAAGTGACGCTGAATTTTATAACGCAGAGTTCACCACTGGCTCCGGCCGATCCGAACGAGAAACTCATCAACAAGAGACTTGAGGAAAAGACCAATGTGCATATCAACTGGAAAAATTATACGAGCGATGTGTTTGCCGAGAAAAGAAATCTGGCGGTAGCCAGCGGCGATTTGCCTGATGCCATTTTTGACGCGGGTTACGGGGATTATGACCTCCTGAAACTGGCTAAAGACGGAGCTATCATTCCACTTGAAGATCTGATCGATCAATATATGCCCCATTTGCAAAAGGTACTTCAGGAAGCTCCGGAATACAGAAGCATGATCACAGCACCGGATGGACATATTTACTCTTTTCCTTGGATCGAAGAACTGGGAAGCGGCAAGCAGCGGATCCAAGCGGTGGATAATTTGCCTTGGATCAATGTAGAGTGGCTGAACAAGCTTGGGCTGAAGATGCCAACGACCACAGAAGAATTAAAAAAAGTGCTTATCGCATTCAAAACGCAGGACCCGAATGGGAACGGGAAGGCAGACGAAATTCCGTTATCCTTTATTAACAAACCTGGTGGTGAAGACCTGACTTTTCTCTTTGCCGCATTTGGACTTGGGGAGAACTGGGACCATACGGTAGTGACGGACGATGGAAAAGTGGTCTTTACGGCAGCGGATAAGGGCTACAAGGAGGCCGTGAAATTTATCCACGAGCTTGTCCAGGAAGGTCTTGTCGATGTGGAAGCCTATCAGCAGGATTGGAATACCTATCTGGCCAAAGGAAAGGACCATAAGTACGGTATGTATTTCACTTGGGATAAAGCCAACATTACAGGAATGAATGATACGTATGATGTTTTGCCGCCGCTTGCCGGTCCTGATGGAATAAAAAATGTTACAAGAACGAATGGAATCGGACTTGACAGAGGACGTATGGTCATCACGAGCAGCAATAAAAATCTGGAATCCACAGCTAAGTGGGTGGACCAACTGTACGAACCAATCCAATCCATTCAAAATAACTGGGGGACGTACGGAGACAAGACACAGCAGAACATTTTTGAACTGGATGAAGCCAAAGGCATGCTGAAACATCTGCCGCTCGAAGGCGCCGCGCCGGTCGAACTGAGACAAAAAACCAGCATTGCCGGGCCGCTGGCGATTCTCGACAGTTATTACGGCAAATACACAACCAAACCGGAAGATGCTGCATGGCGCATGGAACTTCTGGATCGAGTTATGGTTCCGCATATGAAAGCAGATAACGTCTACCCAAGCGTCTTCTTCTCCATTGATGAGCTTGACCGTCTGTCTACCATTGAGACTGACCTGTTCGCCTATGTACTGCGCATGCGTACGGAATGGTACCAAAACGGAAAGATCGAGCAGGAGTGGGATGCCTATCTGAAAGAGCTGGATCGTCTTGGACTGCAGGAATGGCTTCAAATTAAACAGGCAGGATATGACCGCAATAATCAATAA
- a CDS encoding LacI family DNA-binding transcriptional regulator, with amino-acid sequence MAKEKVTIQDIADALGISRNTASKALNDSGNIPEETRNRVIKKAIELKYKQFAYVESEQVLGKTPRNIALLTENLPNTSHFGSLLISGLEKRISSEGYNLSIHIVREVDQSDLALPNNFDAAKVDGIICIELFDPEYTRLITDLGIPTIFIDCAANICYPDFHADLLLMENEHSTYQLTKKLIDSGCKSIGFVGDYNHCKSFNERWVGYHRAMLESGLQVDPAHCITDDDKLFFSKPGWMMERVSALESLPSAYVCANDFIAVELIRAFRSRQVAVPQHLVICGFDNAPESRIIEPPLTTVHIYSSEMGIKAAEMLLSRIDNPAQPYQVSHIATTPIIRESTPGIMPADPALVSN; translated from the coding sequence ATGGCAAAAGAGAAAGTGACGATACAGGATATCGCGGATGCTTTGGGCATCTCCAGAAATACAGCTTCCAAAGCACTTAATGATAGCGGAAACATTCCAGAAGAGACACGAAATCGGGTCATTAAAAAGGCGATTGAGTTAAAATATAAACAATTTGCATACGTGGAAAGCGAACAGGTCCTCGGCAAAACGCCCCGCAACATTGCCCTGCTGACGGAGAATCTGCCTAATACATCTCATTTTGGATCTTTATTGATCAGCGGCTTGGAGAAAAGAATCAGTTCGGAGGGGTATAACTTGTCCATCCATATCGTTCGTGAAGTGGATCAGAGTGACCTGGCACTGCCCAATAATTTTGATGCTGCTAAAGTGGACGGTATCATCTGCATCGAGTTATTTGATCCGGAATACACCCGTCTGATCACCGATCTTGGCATTCCTACGATCTTTATCGATTGTGCCGCGAACATTTGTTATCCGGATTTTCATGCGGACCTGTTACTGATGGAGAACGAACACAGTACCTATCAGCTAACCAAAAAGTTAATTGACAGCGGATGCAAAAGTATCGGATTCGTCGGGGATTACAATCACTGCAAAAGCTTCAATGAACGATGGGTGGGATATCACCGGGCTATGCTGGAATCAGGACTGCAGGTTGATCCGGCCCACTGCATTACAGACGATGATAAGCTCTTCTTTTCAAAGCCTGGTTGGATGATGGAACGAGTATCTGCGCTGGAGTCTCTTCCTTCCGCCTATGTATGCGCCAATGACTTCATTGCCGTCGAGCTGATCAGGGCTTTTCGATCGAGGCAGGTGGCGGTTCCGCAGCATCTTGTAATATGCGGCTTCGATAATGCGCCAGAATCCAGAATTATTGAGCCTCCGCTGACGACAGTTCATATCTACAGCAGCGAGATGGGCATCAAGGCGGCTGAAATGCTTTTATCCCGAATAGATAACCCCGCGCAGCCTTACCAGGTTTCGCATATCGCAACTACGCCTATTATTAGGGAATCAACTCCTGGCATCATGCCCGCCGACCCGGCGCTTGTAAGCAATTAA
- a CDS encoding ABC transporter ATP-binding protein: MKLVLQDLRKSFGEKKVLTDINFQFEKGKIYGLLGRNGAGKTTLFNCLGGEIPADHGMMKLVSESTSRNLEMDDVGYVYSLPMLPEFLTGYEFVRFFTEVNADVIEGRGSDMEALFDMMHIAQDDRHKLIKHYSHGMKNKIQMLLFLLIKPAVILLDEPMTSFDVIVASEMKQLLRNLKKDHILIFSTHILQLAADLCDELILLNHGNLTRISSEILTEPDFEEQIIELLRRESELDTGKENADAGNL, from the coding sequence ATGAAATTGGTATTACAGGATTTAAGGAAGAGTTTTGGTGAGAAAAAGGTATTAACCGATATAAATTTTCAATTTGAAAAAGGCAAGATTTACGGACTGCTTGGGCGAAATGGCGCCGGCAAAACAACATTATTTAATTGTTTGGGTGGCGAAATTCCAGCGGATCACGGCATGATGAAACTGGTCAGCGAATCGACATCACGTAATTTAGAGATGGATGATGTGGGATACGTATATTCGCTGCCGATGTTACCGGAGTTTCTGACGGGATATGAGTTTGTGCGTTTTTTCACTGAAGTTAATGCAGATGTAATCGAAGGGCGAGGCAGCGATATGGAAGCCTTATTTGATATGATGCATATTGCGCAGGATGACCGGCATAAACTCATCAAGCATTATTCGCACGGCATGAAAAATAAAATTCAAATGCTGCTGTTTTTACTCATCAAACCTGCTGTGATCCTGCTGGACGAACCTATGACTTCCTTTGACGTCATCGTTGCCAGCGAGATGAAACAACTGCTGCGTAATTTGAAAAAGGATCATATTCTCATTTTTTCGACCCATATCCTACAATTGGCAGCGGATTTGTGTGATGAGTTAATACTTTTAAATCACGGGAATTTGACTCGGATTTCATCTGAAATTCTCACTGAGCCCGACTTTGAAGAACAGATTATCGAGTTATTGCGCAGGGAAAGCGAACTTGATACCGGGAAGGAGAATGCCGATGCAGGGAATCTTTAA
- a CDS encoding class I SAM-dependent methyltransferase, protein MSYNPEIPRNRYDNYGDHEWTRLEKDGQGELLYQVHLDILKRYVKSADRVLEIGAGSGRYTKDLAVMCAELTAADLSSHQIEFNKSKMRELSLIHRIKAYHVLDVLDMSVFEDSSFDCIVCIGGVINYLLDKEKDGIQEMLRVLKPNGTLIVGSMSFIGASLYYLDGIRYEKKQFGLEASRWIMDTGVQDEEHYPVPSKHYIHMMRSSELDALFAAFPVSVQERSSAGLYTQAGDAALENARRDREFWKLIVEKEIEFTKLPGTLDAGMNIIYVVQKL, encoded by the coding sequence ATGAGTTACAACCCCGAAATTCCAAGAAACCGATACGACAATTATGGTGATCACGAATGGACACGTCTTGAAAAAGATGGACAAGGCGAACTCCTATATCAGGTCCACCTGGACATTTTGAAGCGTTATGTTAAATCTGCGGACAGAGTTCTAGAGATTGGTGCGGGATCAGGAAGATATACTAAAGATCTTGCAGTCATGTGTGCTGAATTAACCGCTGCTGACTTATCCAGTCATCAGATCGAATTTAACAAATCCAAAATGCGCGAGCTATCCCTTATTCACAGAATCAAGGCATACCATGTTTTGGATGTGCTGGACATGAGTGTTTTTGAGGATTCTTCATTCGACTGCATTGTATGTATAGGCGGTGTAATCAATTATCTTCTCGACAAAGAGAAGGATGGAATTCAAGAAATGTTAAGAGTTCTCAAACCGAATGGCACATTAATTGTGGGTTCCATGAGCTTCATCGGTGCTTCACTGTACTATCTTGACGGCATCCGATATGAAAAAAAACAGTTCGGTCTTGAAGCTTCAAGGTGGATTATGGATACAGGTGTACAGGATGAGGAGCATTATCCCGTTCCGAGCAAACATTACATTCATATGATGAGAAGCAGTGAACTGGACGCTTTATTTGCTGCGTTCCCGGTTAGTGTTCAAGAGAGAAGCTCTGCCGGATTATACACACAAGCGGGAGATGCTGCTTTGGAGAATGCCCGAAGGGATCGAGAATTTTGGAAGCTGATTGTTGAAAAAGAAATCGAGTTCACCAAATTACCCGGCACTCTTGATGCTGGCATGAATATCATTTATGTTGTACAAAAGCTGTAA
- a CDS encoding GNAT family protein has protein sequence MFPILTTKRTILREVHFGDVEQIYQFFSNQEMMKYYGQDLFTTREQAANLINHFHTIYQEKKGIRWGIQLKDNERIIGTIGFNLWSQKYKRAELGFEIHPDYWRQGYASEVIPEILHYGFRELRLARIGAVVFLENEASSHLLLNLGFEYEGTLRNYMYQNGSFFNTHVYSILNLN, from the coding sequence TTGTTCCCAATCCTCACAACAAAAAGGACCATTTTAAGAGAAGTACATTTTGGAGACGTTGAACAAATATATCAATTCTTTTCTAATCAAGAAATGATGAAATATTATGGTCAAGATCTCTTTACGACGAGAGAACAAGCAGCCAACCTTATCAATCACTTCCATACGATCTACCAGGAAAAGAAGGGGATACGTTGGGGAATACAGCTTAAGGATAATGAGCGTATCATTGGAACGATCGGTTTTAATCTGTGGTCTCAAAAATACAAACGGGCAGAACTAGGATTTGAGATTCACCCGGACTACTGGAGACAAGGTTATGCATCAGAAGTCATTCCCGAGATCCTTCATTATGGCTTCAGAGAATTAAGATTGGCACGTATTGGTGCAGTCGTTTTTCTCGAGAATGAAGCGTCCAGTCATTTGCTCTTGAATCTCGGATTTGAGTACGAAGGCACTCTCAGGAACTATATGTATCAGAACGGAAGTTTTTTCAATACCCATGTATACTCTATACTGAATTTGAATTAA
- a CDS encoding GNAT family N-acetyltransferase translates to MKIKQVFEYDMNGELETALQDLLTNCFPQIYPEDRIYFKQLPHFRFLAFNEENQLVGQVGLDYRVMNLDGEPVKVLGVIDLCVSPNSRSEGIGSSLLSEVDQFSQGRDIDFILLFADDKTLYKKKGYTSVENKCTWLKVDNESHISKGVGCESLKELMVKNVGKKQWGQGNLDLLGYLY, encoded by the coding sequence TTGAAAATTAAACAGGTATTTGAATATGATATGAATGGCGAATTGGAAACAGCGCTGCAGGATTTATTAACCAACTGTTTTCCACAGATCTACCCGGAAGACAGAATTTATTTTAAACAACTGCCTCATTTTAGATTTCTTGCATTTAATGAAGAAAATCAACTTGTCGGCCAGGTTGGTTTAGATTACAGAGTGATGAATCTAGATGGAGAACCCGTAAAAGTACTAGGTGTCATTGATTTATGTGTTTCACCAAACTCTCGGTCTGAAGGAATAGGTAGTTCATTATTATCAGAAGTTGATCAATTCTCTCAAGGAAGGGATATTGATTTCATACTATTGTTTGCAGATGATAAGACTTTGTATAAGAAAAAGGGGTATACATCCGTAGAAAACAAGTGTACTTGGTTAAAAGTGGATAACGAATCGCACATTTCAAAAGGAGTCGGCTGCGAATCCCTAAAAGAATTAATGGTAAAGAATGTTGGTAAGAAACAATGGGGACAAGGTAATTTAGATTTATTAGGTTATTTATATTGA